GGGCACACCGGGACGAGCTGATCATCTTCATGGACGAGATCCACACCCTGGTCGGGGCGGGTGGCGCCGGCAGCGAGGGCGGGATGGACGCGTCCAACATGCTCAAACCGGCGCTGGCCCGCGGCGAACTGCGGGTGATCGGCGCGACGACGCTGGACGAGTACCGCAAGAGCATCGAGAAGGACGCCGCGCTGGCCCGGCGCTTCCAGCCGGTGCTGGTGCCCGAGCCCAGCGTCGACGACACCATCGCCATCCTGCGCGGTCTGCGCGACCGCTACGAGGCACACCACCAGGTGCGCTTCACCGACGAGGCGTTGGTCAGCGCCGCCGAGCTGTCCGACCGGTACGTCACCGACCGGTTCCTGCCGGACAAGGCCATCGACCTCATCGACCAGGCCGGCGCGCGGGTGCGGTTGCGTACCCGTACGCCCGCCTCCGACGTGCGGGAGCTGGAGCAGGAACTCGACGAGGTACGCCGGGACAAGGAACAGGCCGTCACCGACGAGCAGTACGAGCGCGCGTCCGCGTTGCGTGACCGGATCTCCGAGCTGGAGGCGGATATCCGTCGCGCGAACGGCGACGACTCGTCCACCTCGCAGGTGCCCGAAGTGGGTCCGCAGGAGATCGCCGAGGTGGTGTCCCGCGCCACCGGTATCCCGGTCAGCCAGCTCACCGAGGAGGAACGGGACCGGCTGCTGCGCCTGGAGGGGCAACTGCACCAGAAGGTGGTCGGCCAGGATGACGCGGTCACCGCTGTCGCCGAGGCCGTCCGTCGCTCCCGAGCCGGGCTGGCCGACCCGGAGCGGCCGATGGGCAGCTTCCTGTTCCTCGGCCCGACCGGCGTCGGCAAGACCGAGCTGGCCCGTGCCCTGGCCGAGGCGTTGTTCGGCGAGGCGGACCGGATGGTCCGGGTGGACATGAGCGAGTTCCAGGAGCGACACACGGTCAGCCGGCTGGTCGGCGCCCCACCCGGGTACGTCGGCTACGAGGAGGCCGGCCAGCTCACCGAGGCGGTGCGTCGCCGCCCGTACGCGGTGGTGTTGCTCGACGAGATCGAGAAGGCCCACCCGGACGTGTTCAACATCCTGCTCCAGGTCCTCGACGACGGGCGGCTGACCGACAGCCAGGGCCGCACGGTGAACTTCAAGAACACCGTCCTGATCATGACGAGCAACCTCGGTTCCGAGCTGATCACGGGCAGCCAGCGCAGCGTCGGGTTCGGCACCGGGGCGCCAGGCAGCGAGCAGGAGAGCGACGAGCTGCGTGAGCGGCTGATGCGCCGCCTGCAGGAGAACTTCCGCCCGGAGTTCCTCAACCGCATCGACGAGGTCATCATCTTCCGCCGGCTCGAGGCCGAGCAGTTGCGCGACATCACCGCGTTGCTGCTGGAGGACACCCGCCGCCGCATGCACGCCCAGGACCTCCAGGTGGAGTTCACGACCGCTGGCATCGACTGGCTCGCCGAGCACGGCTACCAGCCGGAGTTCGGTGCCCGCCCGCTGCGCCGGGTGATCCAGCGCGAGGTGGACAACCATCTGTCCCGGATGCTGCTGGAGTCGGCGATCTCACCCGGGCAGAAGGTCGTCGTGGACGTCCGCGACGGCGCGCTCACCTTCGACGTGACCGCGGGCGAGCGGGGGTACACCGCTGCCACGACGACGCACCCGCGATGAGCGGGCCGGCGCGACGAGGTGAAGACGAGGACCCGCACGAGCCGGCGGAGTCCGCGAAACCCCGGGACGAGGACGACCATCCCGGCCCGATCCTGGCGCCGCCGACCGCGAACCCCCGCAGGACGCGGGTGCCCGCGGGGGGCCTGCATCCGAAGACCGACCAGGAGGACCCGGAGACGTCCGGGCCGTCGCCTGCGAGAGGAGACCCGATGGTACGCGAAGCGCGGCTCGACCCCGAGGTGGAAGTGCTCTGGGAGGACTTCCACGCCGAGGTCAACGTCCCGTCGGAGCAGCTGCGGACGTGGCTGCTGACCCGAGGCTCCGGGGAGAATTCGTTCGGCCCGAACCCGAACCTCGACCTGCCCCAGCCGGGCCGGGAGATTCTCAAGGTGCTGAACAAACGCAAGGTCGACCTCACCCCGGAGGACATCGAGGTGATGCGGGAAGCGGTCGAGCGGATCCGCGAGCTGATGGACGCCAAGCCGTCGCGCGGCAACGCCGACGACACGTGGCGGCACTCGCTGCTCGACCTCGGGCACGACCCGCTGGTCGAACGCTGAACGGTGTCACGCGCAACGGTGCCGTCCCCGCCGGGGACGGCACCGTCGCCTTCGGCTACTGGCCCCGGTTGGGCTCCAAGCTGGCGATGGTCAGCCCCGCCGCGTCGGCGGCGGCATCGCGTTCGGCGCGGGTCTGGTCCTCCCGGGTGAGCAGATTCGCGTACTCGGTGACGTCGGCCGGGTCGGGCACCGTCGGCAGGCGGCGCAGGAACGCCTCCACCTCACGGGTGGCGGCGGTGTGCGCGGCGGCCGCCTGGCGCAGCAGCTCCCGGTCGTCGGCGGGCGGGTAGAGATCGGTCATGTTCGCCAGATACCCGGACAGCGGCGGTTCGCACCGCCACCGGCCGGGAATACCTCCCGCTCAGCCCGGTCGGACCCCGCTGGGCTGCCGGACGCCGAAACCCGGGTTGCGGGGCAGCCAGGCCAGGTACGCGGGATGCGGGGCCAACGAGTCGACGTACGCCGCCTTGGCCGTCTCCAACACCAGCTCGGCCTCCCGGGCGGCGGGGGAGTCCGGATGCCAGCCGAGCAGGAGCCGCCAGCGCAGCGGTATGCCGGCGAGTCGACGGGTGACCAACCCGGCCACCGGGCGGAACGTCGCCTGGCACAGCGCCACCGCCACGCCGGCGTCCACCAGGTCGACGCAACCACGGATGTCGGTCTCGTACACCTTTCGAGGGGTGAAGCCGGCGCGCGCGCAGGCGGCGGCGAAGCAGTCGCTGAAGCAGCCGTCGCCCGGCGCGGCCACCCACTGCTCGTGGCGCAGGTCCCCCAGGCGCACCTCGTCGTGTGCCGCGAGGGGGTGCGTCTCCGGCAGCAGCACCAGCACCGGGTCGACGGCCACCTCCTGCCAGCTCAACCCGAACCCGGCCGACGGGCTGGCGTCGCCGCACACACCGGTGAGCGCGAAGTCCAGTCGGCCGCCGGCCACCAACTGCGCCAGCTCGTCGACCGACCAGGAGGCCAACGTGGTGATCTGGGCGGGGGGTTGCTCGGCCGCCAACCGGTGCACCATCCGGCCCAGGATCGGGCTGTTCACCCCACCGAGCCGGTAGCAGGGTGGGGCGTCACCGGACCCGGCCAGGCGCGCCGCCTCGTCCTGCAGCCCCTTCATCGCCGGCAGCAGCACCCGGGCCCGAGCCAGCACCAGCTCACCGAGTGCGGTGGGCCGGGCTCCGCGCCGGTCCCGGTCGAACAGCGGGCCGCCCAGCGTCCGCTCGATGCGCTGGAGCTGGGCGGTGAGCGCCGGCTGGGCCAGGCCGAGCGCCGACGCCGCTTTTGTCACACTCCCCGTCTCCGCGATCGCGCAGACCACCCGCAGGTGACGCAGCTCCAGGTTCATAGGGTGACGGTAGGACTACGCGTCAGCCGGCGGAATAGCCCAAGTGGATTGGTGATGATGAATGCACTGGCGGCCGTCGCCGCCCCTCAGTCCCGAGGTGGCTCCGGCAGGTCCGCCAGATACGTCGGCCGGCGGGTCACCGCGTCGAGCACCTTGTCCACCACCCCGACCGCCGGCTCCACGATCCGGTTCCACGGAGGGGTGGCCGGAGTGCCCGGGTGCGGTCGGGTCGGTGCCGCCTCCTCGGCGATCTCCAACCGGTTGCCGAGCCGGATCAGCTCCTCCTCGGTCGCGACCGTCCGCAGCTCGGTGACGAGCGAGCCCACCCCGGCGACGTGCCGACGCACCCGCTCGGCCACTTCGGTGAGCGCCTCGTCGGTCAACCCCTTCAGTGCGTTGAGCAGGCTGGCGTCGGCGTTGATCTCAGCATCCACCCGTTCGGAGGCGTGCGGCAGCG
The nucleotide sequence above comes from Micromonospora luteifusca. Encoded proteins:
- a CDS encoding ATP-dependent Clp protease ATP-binding subunit gives rise to the protein MMGPGDTGSDPWDEFLARYFGRGEGGRRPPHRVDITRLMTADAREMLADAARRAAQRHSSDLDTDHLLWAALQREPLRDLVRRAGADPDTLLNALGGKGDGAPRGEVPPNLSLTPAAKRALLDAHQLSRAMGANYIGPEHILMALPLNPESPAGRMLAAGRIQPESLQAANAERGPMTGPKPDRGTPTLDQYGQDLTDLARNDQIDPVIGRADEIEQAVEILSRRTKNNPVLIGEAGVGKTAIVEGLAERICDGDVPQTLLGKRVVQLDLAGLVAGTRYRGDFEERLKKVIDEIRAHRDELIIFMDEIHTLVGAGGAGSEGGMDASNMLKPALARGELRVIGATTLDEYRKSIEKDAALARRFQPVLVPEPSVDDTIAILRGLRDRYEAHHQVRFTDEALVSAAELSDRYVTDRFLPDKAIDLIDQAGARVRLRTRTPASDVRELEQELDEVRRDKEQAVTDEQYERASALRDRISELEADIRRANGDDSSTSQVPEVGPQEIAEVVSRATGIPVSQLTEEERDRLLRLEGQLHQKVVGQDDAVTAVAEAVRRSRAGLADPERPMGSFLFLGPTGVGKTELARALAEALFGEADRMVRVDMSEFQERHTVSRLVGAPPGYVGYEEAGQLTEAVRRRPYAVVLLDEIEKAHPDVFNILLQVLDDGRLTDSQGRTVNFKNTVLIMTSNLGSELITGSQRSVGFGTGAPGSEQESDELRERLMRRLQENFRPEFLNRIDEVIIFRRLEAEQLRDITALLLEDTRRRMHAQDLQVEFTTAGIDWLAEHGYQPEFGARPLRRVIQREVDNHLSRMLLESAISPGQKVVVDVRDGALTFDVTAGERGYTAATTTHPR
- a CDS encoding DUF3140 domain-containing protein; translation: MVREARLDPEVEVLWEDFHAEVNVPSEQLRTWLLTRGSGENSFGPNPNLDLPQPGREILKVLNKRKVDLTPEDIEVMREAVERIRELMDAKPSRGNADDTWRHSLLDLGHDPLVER
- a CDS encoding LysR family transcriptional regulator, whose product is MNLELRHLRVVCAIAETGSVTKAASALGLAQPALTAQLQRIERTLGGPLFDRDRRGARPTALGELVLARARVLLPAMKGLQDEAARLAGSGDAPPCYRLGGVNSPILGRMVHRLAAEQPPAQITTLASWSVDELAQLVAGGRLDFALTGVCGDASPSAGFGLSWQEVAVDPVLVLLPETHPLAAHDEVRLGDLRHEQWVAAPGDGCFSDCFAAACARAGFTPRKVYETDIRGCVDLVDAGVAVALCQATFRPVAGLVTRRLAGIPLRWRLLLGWHPDSPAAREAELVLETAKAAYVDSLAPHPAYLAWLPRNPGFGVRQPSGVRPG
- a CDS encoding hemerythrin domain-containing protein, with protein sequence MSAVPLPPLPPAPEEGFRPGGRNIADIVDREHRQLLALLEQLAGPDATGQEGLPVLTAALSRHLSAEEQYLLPAVRAALPHASERVDAEINADASLLNALKGLTDEALTEVAERVRRHVAGVGSLVTELRTVATEEELIRLGNRLEIAEEAAPTRPHPGTPATPPWNRIVEPAVGVVDKVLDAVTRRPTYLADLPEPPRD